Genomic segment of bacterium:
GGTTGATCAGGCCGCGCTGGATCAGGAACGGCTCGTACACCTCCTCGATCGTGTCCGGCTCCTCGCCCACGGAGACGGCCAGGGTGCCCACTCCCACCGGACGGCCGCCGTATTTTTCCACCAGTGTGCGCAGGATCGCCAGGTCCATCTCATCCAGCCCCGACTCATCCACCTCCAGA
This window contains:
- a CDS encoding Holliday junction branch migration DNA helicase RuvB, giving the protein LEVDESGLDEMDLAILRTLVEKYGGRPVGVGTLAVSVGEEPDTIEEVYEPFLIQRGLINRTPRGREATAAAWRHLGLNPPAETPREGQKDLFGEGE